A single Gopherus flavomarginatus isolate rGopFla2 chromosome 24, rGopFla2.mat.asm, whole genome shotgun sequence DNA region contains:
- the GTPBP3 gene encoding tRNA modification GTPase GTPBP3, mitochondrial — MWPGTWRKVLAGLSPVSGAAVRVVKRLYCPAGKRDTIFALSSGHGKCGVAVIRTSGPASGAALRSLTGQQELPRPRAVALRRIHDPSSAETLDKGLVIWFPGPHSFTGEDCSELHIHGGPAVVGGVLQALGRLPGLRPADPGEFTKRAFQNGKLGLTEVEGLGDLIHAETEAQRRQALRQMEGELGQLYQRWSEELTKALAHVEAFIDFSEDDNLEEGVLSRVDAAVQTLEEEVRGHLQDGRRGERLRGGVHVVIAGPTNAGKSSLLNLLCQRPAAIVSPVAGTTRDVVESALNIGGYPVVLSDTAGLRETQDAIEREGVSRARERLQRADVVLAVLAAVDVAPEPGCLAEALQAILPPGVPARQAPCILVLNKADLLEEGRGGALLGACGEGALPPACLLSCKTGEGVDSLLSLLGTQLEQMCGDPLAGSPSLTQARHRLHLTSCLGSLGRYHGYKSLDLVLAAEELRLARRHLGKITGRVSAEEILDIVFRDFCVGK, encoded by the exons ATGTGGCCTGGCACGTGGAGGAAGGTGCTGGCAGGGCTTAGCCCTGTGTCTGGCGCTGctgtcag GGTTGTCAAGCGGCTCTACTGCCCTGCGGGGAAGAGAGACACCATCTTTGCCTTGTCTTCAGGCCACGGGAAATGCGGCGTGGCAGTGATCCGAACCAGCGGCCCCGCCAGCGGAGCAGCTCTGCGGAGTCTAACGGGGCAGCAGGAGCTGCCCCGGCCTAGAGCCGTCGCCTTGCGGAGGATCCACGACCCCAGCTCCGCAGAGACTCTGGACAAGGGTCTGGTCATCTGGTTCCCAG GGCCCCACAGTTTCACCGGGGAGGACTGCTCCGAGCTGCACATCCACGGGGGGCCAGCAGTGGTGGGCGGCGTGCTCCAGGCCTTGG GGCGCCTGCCCGGCCTGCGCCCAGCCGACCCTGGCGAGTTCACCAAGCGAGCGTTCCAGAACGGCAAGCTGGGCCTGACCgaggtggaggggctgggggacctGATCCATGCCGAGACGGAGGCCCAGAGGAGGCAGGCACTGCGGCAGATGGAGGGGGAGTTGGGGCAGCTGTACCAGCGCTGGAGTGAGGAACTCACCAAG GCTCTGGCCCATGTAGAAGCCTTTATTGACTTCAGCGAAGACGACAATCTAGAGGAGGGTGTGCTGTCTCGAG TGGATGCTGCCGTGCAGACtctggaggaggaggtgaggggacaCCTGCAGGACGGGCGGCGCGGAGAGCGGCTGCGCGGGGGAGTTCACGTGGTGATTGCTGGCCCCACCAACGCTGGCAAGAGCAGCCTGCTCAACCTCCTGT GCCAGAGGCCTGCGGCCATCGTGTCCCCTGTGGCGGGGACGACGCGGGACGTGGTGGAGTCGGCTCTGAACATCGGCGGCTACCCCGTGGTGCTGAGTGACACGGCCGGGCTGCGGGAGACCCAGGACGCCATTGAGCGGGAGGGCGTGAGCCGAGCTCGGGAGAG gctgcagcgagcagatgtggtgctggctgTGCTGGCCGCGGTGGACGTTGCCCCGGAGCCTGGGTGCCTTGCCGAGGCCTTGCAAGCCATCCTGCCCCCCGGAGTCCCGGCCCGACAGGCACCCTGCATCCTGGTCCTGAACAAGGCTGACCTGCTGGAGGAGGGGCGCGGAGGGGCCCTGCTGGGAGCCTGCGGGGAGGGGGCGCTGCCCCCCGCCTGCCTGCTCTCCTGCAAGACTGGAGAGGGTGTGGACAGCCTCCTGAGCCTGCTGGGGACACAGCTGGAGCAGAT GTGCGGCGACCCTCTGGCCGGCTCCCCGAGCCTCACGCAGGCACGGCACCGCCTCCACCTCACCAGCTGCCTGGGCTCGCTGGGCCGGTACCACGGCTACAAGTCCCTGGATCTGGTGCTGGCAGCCGAGGAGCTGCGGCTGGCCCGCAGGCACCTGGGGAAGATCACGGGCCGAGTCAGTGCCGAGGAGATCCTGGATATCGTCTTCAGGGACTTCTGTGTCGGGAAGTGA
- the PLVAP gene encoding plasmalemma vesicle-associated protein, protein MDKNAYAMAKFGLESRDNLLPKRDCGFYMKYIFLFTSVIQLLIILGLVLFMIYGNTQASTDTHLRHLEEQVQEFYNKMTLLNAKNKNLTQQLNATSKEKLGCSQQLTATQKELEKCNSSLRACIAYQAQCQNILIYAEYNKVMAEQCYRNMNILNITCYAEKLSLREARDRLVREAQQQQENCSQVTEKLKQAASTANGERELCRQESISLRAQYSGQSQGQKQCCSLGDKMLGEFQTIRQAIQEKVGTLSFYQSSSCTSLTQQVNAQLKTLGDKLQHELQAQAQENGRLHGEKLLSEVNLQECEQQRNRETQQHQHQLQALQAACDAEAKRSYQEKQTLTEEKGRLSQQLQENKQLLAQAENTKAQLESCRKAKGSAFNPGLRNPGNPGTFGNPGTFGNPGTFGNPSTFGNPGTFGNPGTFGNPGTLGNPGTFGNTDSTSLDEIGKRILEAKLPNQFPLKPVAQPSG, encoded by the exons ATGGACAAGAACGCCTATGCCATGGCCAAGTTCGGCCTGGAGTCCAGGGACAACCTGCTCCCCAAGCGGGACTGTGGCTTCTACATGAAATACATCTTCCTATTCACCTCGGTCATCCAGCTCCTCATTATCCTGGGGCTGGTTCTCTTCATGATCTACGGCAACACCCAAGCCAGCACCGACACCCACCTGCGACACCTGGAGGAGCAGGTCCAGGAGTTCTACAACAAGATGACGCTGCTCAACGCCAAGAACAAAAACCTCACCCAGCAGCTCAACGCCACCAGCAAGGAGAAGCTCGGCTGCTCCCAGCAGCTGACGGCAACCCAGAAAGAGCTGGAGAAATGCAATTCCAGCCTGCGGGCCTGCATCGCCTATCAG GCCCAGTGCCAGAATATCTTGATCTACGCTGAGTACAACAAGGTGATGGCGGAGCAATGCTACAGGAACATGAACATCCTGAATATCACCTGCTACG CCGAGAAGCTGAGCCTGCGGGAGGCCCGGGACCGGCTGGTGCGGgaggcccagcagcagcaggagaactGCTCGCAGGTGACGGAGAAGCTGAAGCAGGCGGCCAGCACCGCCAACGGTGAGCGGGAGCTCTGCCGGCAGGAGAGCATCAGCCTGCGGGCACAGTACAgcgggcagagccaggggcagaAACAGTGCTGCAGCCTGGGGGACAAGATGCTGGGCGAGTTCCAGACCATCCGGCAGGCCATCCAGGAGAAAGTGGGGACCCTCTCGTTCTACCAGTCCAGCagctgcacctctctgacccAGCAGGTGAACGCCCAGCTGAAGACGCTGGGGGACAAGCTGCAGCACGAGCTGCAGGCCCAGGCGCAGGAGAACGGGCGGCTGCACGGCGAGAAGCTGCTCAGCGAGGTGAACCTGCAGGAGTGCGAGCAGCAGCGCAACAGGGAGACTcagcagcaccagcaccagctgcAGGCCCTGCAGGCCGCCTGCGACGCCGAGGCCAAGCGCAGCTACCAGGAGAAGCAGACGCTGACGGAGGAGAAGGGGCGCCTgagccagcagctgcaggagaACAAGCAGCTTCTTGCCCAGGCTGAGAACACGAAGGCCCAACTGGAGAGCTGCAGGAAGGCAAAG GGCAGCGCTTTCAACCCAGGCCTGAGAAATCCTGGCAACCCCGGCACCTTTGGGAACCCTGGGACCTTCGGCAACCCCGGCACCTTTGGGAACCCCAGCACCTTTGGGAACCCTGGGACCTTCGGCAACCCCGGCACCTTTGGGAACCCAGGGACACTGGGGAATCCCGGGACATTCGGGAACACTG ACAGCACCAGCCTGGATGAAATTGGAAAGCGAATCCTGGAGGCCAAGCTGCCCAACCAGTTCCCCCTCAAACCTGTGGCGCAGCCTAG CGGCTAA